From uncultured Roseateles sp., the proteins below share one genomic window:
- a CDS encoding heterodisulfide reductase-related iron-sulfur binding cluster codes for MSTREGNLEAPTRHALDWKNPEFYDEDQCLHELERIFDICHGCRRCVSLCHSFPTLFDLVDESKTGEVDGVAKADYWKVVDQCYLCDLCYMTKCPYVPPHPWNLDFPHTMLRAKAIKFKKGEVKAGERFLASTDVHGQFAGIPVVVQAVNAVNKTGLARKLLDKTLGVHPEAWMPELAGQRFRWAAQSHGSATVVTNGARTPGKVAIFATCYVNYNEPGIGHDLIKLLEHNEIPYVIVEKESCCGMPKLELGDLESVASHKAANMPVLARYAKEGYAILSAIPSCTLMFKQELPLMFPDCADTQAVMAAMFDPFEYLIARHKDGLLKLDFKTALGKVSYHIPCHGRVQKIGKKTEEMFKLIGATVPVQLNTVERCSGHAGTYGVKTLYHPIAMKIGKPVFKAMAKDEPDHISSDCALAGHHIAQGMALAGTPAKNLQHPLSLVRLAYGLS; via the coding sequence ATGAGCACACGCGAAGGCAATCTCGAAGCCCCGACCCGGCATGCGCTGGACTGGAAGAACCCCGAGTTCTACGACGAGGACCAGTGCCTGCACGAGCTGGAGCGCATCTTCGACATCTGCCACGGCTGCCGGCGCTGCGTGAGCCTGTGCCATTCGTTCCCCACCCTGTTCGACCTGGTGGACGAGAGCAAGACCGGCGAGGTGGACGGCGTGGCCAAGGCCGACTACTGGAAGGTGGTGGACCAGTGCTATCTGTGCGACCTCTGCTACATGACCAAGTGCCCCTACGTGCCGCCGCACCCATGGAACCTGGACTTCCCGCATACGATGCTGCGCGCCAAGGCGATCAAGTTCAAGAAGGGGGAGGTCAAGGCTGGCGAACGCTTCCTGGCCTCGACCGATGTGCATGGCCAGTTCGCCGGCATCCCGGTCGTGGTGCAGGCGGTCAACGCCGTCAACAAGACCGGCCTGGCGCGCAAGCTGCTCGACAAGACCCTGGGCGTGCACCCCGAGGCCTGGATGCCCGAGCTGGCCGGCCAGCGTTTTCGTTGGGCGGCACAGTCGCACGGCTCGGCGACGGTGGTCACCAACGGCGCGCGCACGCCGGGCAAGGTGGCGATCTTTGCCACCTGCTACGTCAATTACAACGAGCCCGGCATCGGCCATGACCTGATCAAGCTGCTGGAGCATAACGAGATTCCCTACGTCATCGTCGAGAAGGAAAGCTGCTGCGGCATGCCCAAGCTGGAGCTGGGCGATCTGGAGTCTGTGGCCAGTCACAAAGCGGCGAATATGCCGGTGCTGGCCCGCTATGCCAAGGAGGGCTATGCCATTCTCAGCGCCATCCCCAGCTGCACCCTGATGTTCAAGCAGGAGCTGCCGCTGATGTTCCCGGACTGCGCCGACACCCAGGCGGTGATGGCGGCGATGTTCGATCCCTTCGAGTACCTGATTGCCCGCCACAAGGACGGCCTGCTGAAGCTGGATTTCAAGACCGCCCTGGGCAAGGTCAGCTACCACATTCCCTGTCACGGCCGGGTGCAGAAGATAGGCAAGAAGACCGAGGAGATGTTCAAGCTGATAGGCGCCACGGTGCCGGTGCAACTCAACACGGTGGAGCGCTGCTCGGGCCATGCCGGCACCTATGGCGTGAAGACGCTGTATCACCCGATCGCCATGAAGATAGGCAAGCCGGTGTTCAAGGCCATGGCCAAGGACGAGCCCGACCACATCAGCAGCGACTGCGCGCTGGCCGGTCACCACATCGCCCAGGGCATGGCGCTGGCGGGTACTCCGGCGAAGAACTTGCAGCACCCGCTGAGCCTGGTGCGTCTGGCTTACGGTTTGAGTTGA
- a CDS encoding alpha/beta hydrolase, which produces MPPYADPKPDPAWLDAQYNNRARVADSADIFQRWQHASALSRERSPCRLDLAYGDGPDERLDLFAAPRAGAPVLVFLHGGYWRSLDKADHSFVAPPFVADGALVVVPNYSLCPAVSMDRILLQAAQALAWTYRNATLYGGDPQRIVVIGHSAGGQLAAMLLCCLWPLLGQDLPDDLVKGAMSISGLHDLEPLRRSPYLQGDLRLTPALVRKLSPVKLPAPTAPLYALVGGLESEEFLRQNLLIRRAWGARAVPVCEAVADCNHLTILHDLADPRGRSHLLVNELLGLDA; this is translated from the coding sequence ATGCCCCCTTACGCCGATCCCAAGCCCGATCCCGCCTGGCTCGATGCGCAGTACAACAACCGCGCCCGCGTGGCCGACAGTGCCGACATCTTCCAGCGCTGGCAGCACGCCTCGGCACTGTCGCGCGAGCGCTCCCCCTGCCGGCTGGACCTGGCCTATGGCGACGGACCGGATGAGCGCCTGGACCTGTTCGCTGCGCCGCGTGCAGGAGCCCCGGTGCTGGTGTTCCTGCACGGCGGCTACTGGCGCTCGCTGGACAAGGCCGACCACTCCTTCGTCGCGCCGCCCTTCGTGGCCGATGGTGCGCTGGTGGTGGTGCCCAACTACAGCCTGTGCCCGGCAGTGAGCATGGACCGCATCCTGTTGCAGGCGGCGCAGGCGCTGGCCTGGACCTATCGCAACGCGACGCTGTACGGCGGCGACCCGCAGCGCATCGTCGTCATCGGGCATTCGGCCGGCGGGCAGTTGGCGGCGATGCTGTTGTGCTGCCTGTGGCCGCTGCTGGGGCAGGATCTGCCCGATGATCTGGTGAAGGGGGCGATGTCGATCTCGGGCCTGCATGATCTGGAGCCCCTGCGCCGCTCGCCCTATCTGCAGGGTGATTTGAGATTGACGCCGGCCCTGGTGCGCAAGCTCAGCCCAGTCAAGCTGCCGGCGCCGACAGCTCCGCTTTACGCACTGGTGGGCGGCTTGGAAAGCGAGGAGTTCCTGCGCCAGAACTTGCTGATACGCCGGGCCTGGGGAGCCAGGGCCGTACCGGTTTGTGAGGCGGTCGCCGACTGCAACCATCTGACCATCTTGCATGACCTGGCCGATCCGCGGGGCCGCAGCCATTTGCTGGTGAACGAGTTGCTGGGCCTGGACGCCTAG
- a CDS encoding response regulator, translating into MSKDVKILVIEDSEDDAQLTLLALKRGGFKPQHRRVQDAAALRAALSQERWDAVLADFSLPRFSGVEALNIFRTTELDIPFIFVSATIGEETAVAAMKAGASDYVMKQNIARLAPVLERELEQALIRAQHRQAQLDLKRSHDRYMDLYDFAPVGYMTLAQDGSIAQLNLTCAAMLGARRELLRGAHITDFIAGADLTRWNEHFTRTLCSGDRQRLELELKGSGGAGFHAQMDCMRVLPPHSPPMMRAVLTDISERKAAEADLRKFELQLHHIQKMESIGTLAGGIAHDFNNILGAILGNIDLARTELAEGHAALANLDEIRKASLRARTLVRQILTFSRREPQELLTQQLRPMIEETHKLLRATVPAGVEIDLMLSDAPLHVHADATQVQQVLMNLCTNAWHALQGGAGRICIGLEAVELDAVAAHRLGDLARGAYVHLWVSDTGMGIDAATRERIFEPFFTTKPVGQGTGLGLSVAHGILAAHQGAIEVDSEPGRGSTFHLYLPCVAAPASTELPLPKPAPIRGHGEHVLYVDDDETMILMVEQILLRSGYRVSAFQDANLAIAAVREHPDTFDFVVTDFNMPEFSGLDIAQEMARIRPDMPVVISSGYITDELRIDARNSGVRGLLEKQNTSQDLGDMVGHILAGDHKRGA; encoded by the coding sequence GTGAGCAAGGACGTCAAGATACTGGTCATCGAAGACTCCGAGGACGACGCCCAGCTGACCCTGCTGGCGCTGAAGCGCGGTGGCTTCAAACCTCAGCACCGGCGCGTCCAGGATGCCGCTGCGCTGCGTGCGGCCCTGAGCCAGGAGCGCTGGGACGCGGTGCTGGCCGACTTCAGCCTGCCACGCTTCAGCGGCGTCGAGGCGCTGAATATCTTCCGCACCACCGAGCTCGACATTCCCTTCATCTTTGTTTCCGCCACCATCGGCGAGGAGACCGCCGTTGCGGCGATGAAGGCCGGCGCCAGCGACTATGTGATGAAGCAGAACATCGCCCGCCTGGCGCCGGTGCTGGAGCGCGAACTGGAGCAGGCGCTGATTCGCGCCCAGCACCGCCAGGCCCAGCTCGACCTGAAGCGCTCGCACGACCGCTACATGGATCTGTACGACTTTGCGCCGGTCGGCTACATGACCCTGGCGCAGGATGGCTCGATTGCCCAGCTGAACCTGACCTGTGCGGCCATGCTGGGTGCCCGGCGCGAGCTTTTGCGCGGCGCGCACATCACCGACTTCATTGCCGGCGCCGACCTGACGCGCTGGAACGAACACTTCACCCGTACCTTGTGCAGCGGCGACCGGCAGCGGCTGGAGCTGGAACTGAAGGGCAGCGGCGGTGCCGGCTTTCATGCGCAGATGGACTGCATGCGCGTGCTGCCCCCGCACAGCCCGCCGATGATGCGCGCCGTGCTGACCGACATCAGCGAGCGCAAGGCGGCCGAGGCCGACCTGCGCAAGTTCGAGCTGCAACTCCACCATATCCAGAAAATGGAATCGATCGGCACCCTGGCCGGCGGCATCGCGCACGACTTCAACAACATCCTGGGCGCCATCCTGGGCAATATCGATCTGGCACGCACCGAGCTGGCCGAGGGCCATGCAGCGCTGGCCAATCTGGACGAGATCCGCAAGGCCAGCCTGAGGGCGCGTACGCTGGTGCGCCAGATCCTGACCTTCAGCCGCCGCGAACCACAGGAGCTGCTGACCCAGCAGCTGCGGCCCATGATCGAGGAGACGCACAAGCTGCTGCGCGCCACCGTGCCGGCCGGCGTCGAGATCGACCTGATGCTGAGCGACGCGCCCCTGCATGTGCATGCAGATGCCACCCAGGTGCAGCAGGTGCTGATGAATCTGTGCACCAATGCCTGGCACGCCTTGCAGGGCGGCGCCGGGCGCATCTGCATCGGCCTGGAGGCCGTCGAGCTGGACGCCGTGGCCGCGCACCGGCTGGGTGACCTGGCCCGCGGTGCCTACGTCCATCTGTGGGTCAGCGATACCGGCATGGGCATTGACGCGGCCACCCGCGAGCGCATCTTCGAACCCTTCTTCACCACCAAGCCGGTCGGGCAGGGCACGGGCCTGGGCCTGTCGGTGGCGCATGGCATCCTGGCGGCGCACCAGGGGGCGATCGAGGTTGACAGCGAGCCGGGCCGCGGCAGCACCTTCCATCTCTACCTGCCCTGCGTGGCGGCGCCGGCGAGCACCGAACTGCCCCTGCCAAAGCCGGCGCCGATACGTGGCCATGGCGAGCATGTGCTCTATGTCGATGACGACGAGACGATGATTCTGATGGTCGAACAGATACTGCTGCGCTCGGGCTATCGCGTCAGCGCCTTCCAGGATGCGAATCTGGCCATTGCGGCGGTGCGGGAGCACCCCGACACCTTCGACTTCGTCGTCACCGACTTCAATATGCCGGAGTTCTCGGGCCTCGACATCGCGCAGGAGATGGCGCGCATCCGACCTGATATGCCGGTGGTCATCAGCTCGGGCTACATCACCGATGAGCTGCGCATCGACGCCCGCAACTCCGGCGTGCGCGGCCTGCTGGAGAAGCAGAACACCTCGCAGGACCTCGGCGACATGGTCGGTCACATCCTGGCCGGGGATCACAAGCGAGGTGCTTAG
- a CDS encoding PHB depolymerase family esterase, with product MHPTLQDLMRDAARLTQAGRLSEATAAIQRALGGLAPMAAPVAHAAAAGEVLEGCVFESAPQRAAGNPAPASGAAGEFRSGSFTHASLTREYKLYVPPGRIGQALPLVVMLHGCTQSPDDFAAGTNMNNRAREQGFCVLYPGQGQEANPSRCWNWFKHSHQTRERGEAALIAALTRALMQEQGIDTRRVYIAGLSAGGAMAGLVAAAHPELFAAVGVHSGLAPGAARTLPEAMAAMKSGAAAGHAGVALPVPVIVFHGDQDQTVHPRNGEQLIAAATGQGGAAPRIEPGQSAQGRRHTRTVHLGVDGKVKAEHWLLHGAGHAWAGGQAAGSYTDPKGPDATREMLRFFFEHPHRAKH from the coding sequence ATGCACCCCACCCTGCAGGATCTGATGCGCGACGCCGCCCGACTGACACAGGCGGGGCGTTTGAGCGAGGCCACCGCGGCTATTCAGCGCGCCTTGGGCGGCCTGGCCCCGATGGCGGCGCCAGTTGCCCACGCTGCGGCAGCCGGCGAGGTGCTGGAGGGCTGCGTGTTCGAGTCGGCACCCCAGCGGGCCGCAGGCAATCCTGCTCCGGCAAGCGGGGCCGCCGGTGAATTCCGCAGCGGTTCATTCACCCATGCCTCATTGACGCGCGAGTACAAACTCTATGTGCCACCAGGCCGTATCGGGCAGGCGCTGCCGCTGGTGGTGATGCTGCATGGCTGCACGCAAAGCCCCGATGACTTTGCTGCCGGCACCAACATGAACAACCGTGCCCGCGAGCAGGGCTTTTGCGTGCTCTACCCGGGCCAGGGGCAGGAGGCCAATCCGTCGCGCTGCTGGAACTGGTTCAAGCACAGCCATCAGACCCGCGAGCGCGGTGAAGCCGCGCTGATCGCTGCGCTGACGCGGGCCTTGATGCAGGAGCAGGGCATAGATACGCGGAGGGTCTACATCGCCGGCCTGTCCGCTGGCGGGGCGATGGCCGGCCTCGTGGCCGCTGCGCACCCCGAGCTGTTTGCGGCTGTCGGCGTCCACTCCGGCCTGGCCCCCGGCGCCGCACGCACGCTGCCCGAGGCGATGGCGGCGATGAAGAGCGGGGCCGCCGCAGGCCATGCCGGCGTGGCGCTGCCCGTGCCGGTGATCGTCTTCCATGGCGATCAGGATCAGACGGTGCATCCCCGCAACGGCGAGCAGCTGATCGCCGCCGCGACCGGGCAGGGCGGCGCGGCCCCGCGCATCGAACCAGGCCAGTCGGCACAAGGGCGTCGGCATACCCGCACCGTCCACCTTGGGGTGGATGGCAAGGTCAAGGCCGAACACTGGCTGCTGCACGGTGCCGGCCATGCCTGGGCGGGCGGCCAGGCCGCCGGTTCGTACACCGATCCCAAGGGCCCTGACGCGACCCGGGAGATGCTGCGCTTCTTCTTCGAACATCCGCATCGCGCTAAGCACTGA
- a CDS encoding DUF3501 family protein translates to MTITIDSLMGLEAYARQRKEAKPRVIAHRRLRSVQLGEHLNLQFEDEQTVRYQIQEMLRIEKIFEEAGIQSEIDAYAALVPDGSNWKATMLIEYPDPHERKRELGRLIGVEDRMFVEVEGHARVYAIADEDLDRENDEKTSAVHFVRFEFTKAARDALLAGAGAKLGCDHTHYPAHVQIGPETLASLAGDLRP, encoded by the coding sequence ATGACCATCACTATCGACAGCCTGATGGGCCTGGAGGCCTACGCCCGCCAGCGCAAGGAGGCCAAGCCCCGGGTGATCGCCCACCGGCGGCTGCGCAGCGTGCAACTCGGTGAGCATCTGAATCTGCAATTCGAGGATGAACAGACGGTGCGCTACCAGATCCAGGAGATGTTGCGCATCGAGAAGATCTTCGAGGAGGCCGGCATTCAGAGCGAGATCGATGCCTATGCCGCGCTGGTGCCCGATGGCTCGAACTGGAAGGCGACGATGCTGATCGAGTATCCGGACCCGCACGAGCGCAAGCGCGAGCTGGGTCGGCTGATCGGGGTGGAGGACCGGATGTTTGTCGAGGTCGAGGGCCATGCGCGGGTCTACGCCATTGCCGACGAAGACCTGGACCGCGAGAACGACGAGAAGACCTCGGCCGTGCACTTCGTTCGTTTCGAGTTCACCAAGGCCGCGCGCGATGCGCTGCTGGCCGGTGCGGGCGCCAAGCTGGGCTGCGACCACACCCACTATCCGGCCCATGTGCAAATCGGGCCGGAAACCCTCGCCAGTCTGGCCGGCGATCTCCGACCCTAG
- a CDS encoding response regulator — MNETNKDILLVEDNPDDVALTLRAFKRSHLMNPIAVARDGVEALDYLFARGDYSHRVGAAMPTLIILDLKLPKLDGLGVLKAIRADPRTQLLPVVILTSSKEEQDLISGYSLGANSYVRKPVDFVEFLEAVKVLGIYWLALNQLPARGAIE, encoded by the coding sequence ATGAACGAAACGAACAAGGACATTCTGCTGGTTGAAGACAACCCGGACGACGTCGCGCTGACGCTGCGTGCCTTCAAACGCAGCCATTTGATGAACCCCATCGCCGTGGCGCGCGACGGGGTCGAGGCGCTTGACTATCTGTTTGCCCGCGGCGACTACAGCCACAGGGTCGGTGCGGCGATGCCGACCCTGATCATCCTGGACCTGAAACTGCCCAAGCTCGATGGGCTGGGCGTGCTCAAGGCCATACGCGCCGACCCGCGCACCCAGCTGCTGCCGGTGGTGATACTGACCTCGTCAAAGGAGGAGCAGGACCTGATCTCGGGCTATTCGCTGGGCGCCAACAGCTATGTGCGCAAGCCGGTCGATTTTGTCGAGTTTCTGGAGGCGGTGAAGGTGCTGGGCATCTACTGGCTGGCACTCAATCAACTGCCTGCGCGGGGGGCCATCGAGTGA
- a CDS encoding CopG family transcriptional regulator: MHRTTPTLPVKAKPADSEKITINLGFVDLGQIDLLVAEGFYGNRSDFIRTAIRNQAASHADVVKQAVARKMLVLGLQHFSANDLRALQAAGQTLQVRVLGLVTIADDVSPELARATIDSLDVLGALHASPAVKAALADRLR; encoded by the coding sequence ATGCACCGCACAACCCCCACGCTACCGGTCAAGGCCAAGCCGGCGGATTCCGAGAAGATCACCATCAACCTCGGTTTCGTTGATCTGGGGCAGATCGACCTGCTGGTGGCCGAGGGCTTTTACGGCAACCGCAGCGACTTCATTCGCACGGCCATACGCAACCAGGCCGCCAGCCATGCCGACGTCGTCAAGCAGGCCGTGGCCCGCAAGATGCTCGTGCTCGGGCTGCAGCACTTCAGCGCCAATGACCTGCGCGCGCTACAGGCCGCCGGGCAGACGTTGCAGGTGCGGGTGCTGGGCCTGGTCACGATTGCCGACGATGTCAGCCCCGAGCTGGCCCGGGCCACCATCGATTCGCTGGACGTGCTGGGGGCGCTGCATGCCAGCCCCGCCGTCAAGGCGGCGCTGGCCGACCGCCTGCGCTGA
- a CDS encoding rubrerythrin family protein, which translates to MMGLKGSKTEQHLKDAFAGESQANRRYLYFANKADIEGQNDVAALFRSTAEGETGHAHGHLEFLEAVGDPATGLPIGSSRQNLAAAVAGETHEYTDMYPGMAKTARDEGFDEIADWFETLAKAERSHANRYQKALDALVD; encoded by the coding sequence ATCATGGGCTTGAAAGGATCGAAGACCGAGCAGCACCTGAAGGACGCCTTCGCGGGCGAATCGCAGGCGAACCGCCGGTACCTGTATTTCGCAAACAAGGCCGACATTGAAGGCCAGAACGATGTGGCGGCGCTGTTCCGCTCCACCGCCGAGGGTGAAACCGGCCATGCGCACGGCCACCTGGAGTTTCTGGAGGCGGTGGGCGATCCGGCCACCGGCCTGCCGATTGGCTCCAGCCGCCAGAACCTGGCCGCCGCCGTGGCCGGAGAAACGCACGAGTACACCGATATGTACCCCGGCATGGCCAAGACCGCCCGCGACGAGGGCTTCGACGAGATCGCCGACTGGTTCGAGACCCTGGCCAAGGCCGAGCGTTCGCATGCCAACCGCTACCAGAAAGCCCTGGATGCCCTGGTTGACTGA
- a CDS encoding cystathionine gamma-synthase family protein, translating into MSSNDDHHPSTANVHADRRFGVEHGAIHKPIHTSVQYGFDRVEDLIGVFQGTLKGGYNYARQGTPTTAALEAKITQLEQGLGTISFATGMAAISAVFLTLLRAGDHIISSRYVFGNTNSLLGTLEDLGVAVSKVDAGSAAAVEAALRPNTRMVFVETVANPGTQVPDLMGIGALCQARGLVYVVDNTITSPALFLPRTVGASLVINSLTKTIGGHGDALGGAVTDTGLFDWQVFPNIFAAYRKGDARQWGLQQIRKKGLRDMGGTLSSDAAHRISVGAETLQLRIHQTSATALALARWLQAHPKIAAVHYPGLASHPHHARATELFKAGSWLLSFELRDPSDLVPVLNRLQLPIKATGLGDTRSLIIPVAPTIFWEAGAEVRAEMGIADGLIRLSVGLEDEADLIADFTQALG; encoded by the coding sequence ATGAGTTCCAACGACGATCACCACCCAAGCACCGCCAACGTTCATGCCGACCGCCGCTTCGGCGTCGAACATGGCGCCATCCACAAGCCCATCCACACCTCGGTGCAGTACGGCTTTGACCGCGTCGAAGACCTGATCGGCGTGTTCCAGGGCACGCTCAAGGGCGGCTACAACTATGCCCGCCAGGGCACGCCGACAACGGCCGCGCTGGAGGCCAAGATCACCCAGCTGGAGCAGGGCCTGGGCACGATCAGCTTCGCCACCGGCATGGCGGCGATCTCGGCCGTCTTCCTGACCCTGCTGCGCGCCGGCGACCACATCATTTCCAGCCGCTATGTATTCGGCAACACCAACAGCCTGCTGGGCACCTTGGAAGATCTGGGCGTGGCGGTCAGCAAGGTGGATGCCGGCTCCGCCGCAGCCGTCGAGGCCGCGCTGCGGCCGAACACCCGCATGGTCTTCGTCGAGACGGTGGCCAACCCCGGCACCCAGGTGCCGGACCTGATGGGCATAGGCGCGCTCTGCCAGGCCCGCGGCCTGGTCTATGTGGTGGACAACACCATCACCTCGCCGGCGCTGTTCCTGCCGCGCACGGTCGGTGCCAGCCTGGTCATCAACTCCTTGACCAAGACCATCGGCGGCCATGGCGATGCGCTGGGCGGCGCCGTCACCGACACCGGTCTGTTCGACTGGCAGGTTTTTCCAAACATCTTCGCTGCCTACCGCAAGGGCGATGCCCGGCAGTGGGGCCTGCAGCAGATCCGCAAGAAGGGTCTGCGCGACATGGGCGGCACGCTGTCGTCCGACGCGGCACACCGCATCAGTGTCGGCGCCGAGACCTTGCAGCTGCGCATCCACCAGACCAGCGCCACCGCGCTGGCCCTGGCCCGCTGGCTGCAGGCGCACCCGAAGATTGCCGCCGTGCACTACCCCGGCCTGGCCTCCCATCCTCACCATGCCCGTGCCACCGAGCTGTTCAAGGCCGGCTCCTGGCTGCTGAGCTTCGAGCTGCGCGATCCGTCGGATTTGGTGCCGGTGCTGAACCGCCTGCAGCTGCCGATCAAGGCCACCGGCCTGGGCGATACCCGCAGCTTGATCATCCCGGTTGCGCCGACGATCTTCTGGGAAGCCGGGGCCGAGGTGCGTGCCGAGATGGGCATTGCCGACGGGCTGATACGGCTGTCGGTCGGCCTGGAAGACGAGGCCGACCTGATCGCCGATTTCACGCAGGCGCTGGGCTGA
- a CDS encoding GGDEF domain-containing protein translates to MPSDAIPTPPPTGALTALELALTQSQQVKAKVEACVEDLSSSNDATKTAIAEGTHLLSAHAVLVESEAVESRVQEVADDLHDATEALSQGIDDQKLTATALSQTEEELAQTQAALLASQAAEIQARLLALHDSATGLPNRQLFDDRLEQAIALAARHRWTLAVMFLDLDGFKAVNDTHGHAAGDAVLKEVAARLLKQSREEDTACRNGGDEFLFLLLNPGDAGNIERLAGVVMTQLEQPIAFGALQLSIRLSMGIAIYPQQGMTGEQLVRCADGAMYRAKAKGGGIVVS, encoded by the coding sequence ATGCCGTCCGATGCGATTCCGACACCACCGCCAACCGGGGCCCTGACGGCGCTGGAGCTCGCTTTGACGCAAAGCCAGCAGGTCAAGGCCAAGGTCGAGGCCTGCGTGGAGGACCTGTCCAGCAGCAATGACGCCACCAAGACGGCAATTGCCGAGGGCACCCACCTGCTGTCCGCCCACGCGGTGCTGGTCGAGAGCGAGGCGGTCGAGAGCCGCGTGCAGGAGGTTGCCGATGATCTGCACGACGCCACCGAGGCCCTGAGCCAGGGCATAGACGACCAGAAGCTGACGGCCACCGCTCTGAGCCAGACCGAGGAGGAGCTGGCGCAGACCCAGGCCGCCTTGCTGGCATCGCAGGCGGCCGAAATACAGGCGCGCCTGCTGGCCCTGCACGACTCGGCCACCGGTCTGCCCAATCGCCAACTGTTCGATGACAGGCTGGAGCAGGCGATTGCGCTGGCCGCCCGTCATCGCTGGACCCTGGCCGTGATGTTTCTCGACCTCGACGGTTTCAAGGCCGTCAACGACACCCATGGCCATGCGGCCGGCGACGCCGTGTTGAAGGAGGTCGCCGCGCGGCTGTTGAAGCAATCCCGCGAGGAAGACACGGCCTGCCGCAACGGCGGCGACGAGTTTCTCTTTCTGCTGTTGAACCCGGGCGATGCCGGCAATATCGAGCGCCTGGCGGGCGTCGTGATGACCCAACTCGAGCAACCGATCGCATTCGGCGCTCTGCAACTCAGCATCAGGCTGAGCATGGGCATAGCCATCTATCCCCAGCAAGGCATGACCGGCGAGCAACTGGTCCGGTGTGCCGACGGCGCGATGTACCGGGCGAAAGCCAAGGGCGGGGGCATCGTGGTCAGCTGA